ATTTAATAAACCCAACATTGCTTTCATGGCAGTTGATTTGCCAGCGCCATTAGGACCTAAAATAGAAACTATTTCTCCTTTATTAACGTTTACAGAACACGAACTAATAATGTCTGGACCATTTCCATAACCACCTGTCATTTTTATTCCTTCAAAATAAGCCATTAGTTTGTATCCTTTAATTTTGATCCTCTTCCAAGATAACTCTCAATAACCTTTTCATCTTTTTTTGCTTCTTCAACTGTTCCTTCAAATAAAACCGATCCTTCAGCCATTACAATCACTGGGTCACATAATCTTCCAATAAAATCCATATCATGTTCGATCATACAAAAAGTATAACCTTTTTCTTTATTAAGTTTTTCTATTGCAGTTCCAAGATCTTTAAGCAAAGTTCTATTAACGCCAGCCCCCACCTCATCTAATAATACTAATTTAGCATCCACCATCATTGTTCTTCCAAGTTCTAATAATTTCTTTTGTCCTCCTGAAAGATTTCCTGCGAGTTCATTAGAAAGATGTCCAAGGTTTAAAAATTCAACAACTTCTTTTGCTTTTTCTTTAACTGCGGCTTCTTCCTCTGCAACTAAACCTGGTTTAAATAATGCTGTCATTAGCTTTTCGCCTGATTGATTGCCTGGAACCATCATTAAGTTTTCTAGAACAGATAAATTTGAAAACTCATGAGCAATTTGAAAAGTTCTTAACAACCCTTTAGAAAATAATTCATAGGAAGGAACATCGGTAATATTTTCATCATCAAAAGTTACGCTTCCTCCTGAAGATTTTAAGTTTCCTGCAATTAAATTAAATAAAGTTGTTTTACCAGATCCATTAGGACCGATGATACCTGTGATTGTTCCTCTTTTAACTTTAATTGAACAATCTGAAACAGCAGCTAATCCACCAAAATATTTACTTAAATTATTAATCTCTAAAATATTTTCAGACATTTGATTTATTTGTTTAGTCTTTTGTGAATACTATTTAAAGTTTTTTCTAGAGATTTATAAAATCCAGCTTTGGTTAATTCTTTAACGCCTTGTTCATTTAGCCCTCTAGGCGTTTGAGATTCTTTAACTAAATTTTTTAAATTTTCTTTTGAATTTACGACTGCATCTTGAGATAAAGCCAAAAATAAAGATGTTATGTATTTTTGAGCATTATTTCTTTTTACCCCTCTTTTTACCAGCCAATCAGTCATAACTCTTAACACCTCATAAAATGGTGCCATCATTCCAGACGTTGACCAAAAATTTATTGAAGATTTTTCATTTTTAATTTCTACAGTTGTTCCCAAATTATTAAAAAATGCTTTTACTTTTGGATTGGGAGGACAAATAGGTACAGGACCTTTTTTTAATGAAATTGGAGGCAAAGGTATTGCTCGTACAATTTTTGCTTTTACTTTAATTACTTTCTTTAATTGAGACAAAGTTATAGTAGAAATGAAACTCACAACAGTTTGATTGGATTTAAACTTTAAATCTTTAATAATTTTTTCACCAACGGTCGGTGTCACAGATAAAAATACCCAATTACACTGATCTACAATTTGCTGATTGTTTTTGGCTATTACAATTTTTTTAAACTTTCTTTTTAAACCCTGTGCTATTTTTTTATTTCTTGGAGAGATTATAATTTTTTTATAAGAAATTTTTGATTTACATATTCCAGTAATAACTGAAGAAGCAATTTTACCTGTACCAATAAAACCTAAATTCATAATTTTGGATACTTTATATTGATTATATTGAATTAATTAACAAAAAAAGATCCTCTTATTCGTAACAATTCTCTGCTTAATTCCTTATTTTCTTTAAATGGCTTTCTACCATGAAGCCAAAAGGAATTATTTGCAATTATAGAACAACCTACGGGTAGTTTTGTTATTACTTTATTTTTACTTTCCTCCAACGCATCCGATAACCTTTGCAGAAAATTTCCTTGATCCATATTTTTTGGTTCTGGAAATTGATCAATATAAGAAATTTGTGGTCTACCTTTTTCATCTGATGAAAATACTGGATGTTCAACTTTGTAATCTACATTTTTACTTTTTGGAGATCCCCAAATAAAATTTTGTTTACCAACTGGATCATTTGATAATTCATGACAATGCTCCCAATCATCTAAATGAAGCATTGCCGTTTCTCCACCTTCAACATTTTTTTCTTCTAACTTAGTCATTACTAACCAATCAGTTACCTCTTTTACATAAGTACCATCAGTATGAAGATCCATATTTCTGTATGCTTTTCTTAAGTATGAGTCGCTTGCATCCTCATGTTTTACATGAAACCTTGCATAATATTTTCCTGCCATAGAGTCATGATTGGGAATGCCAATTAAGTATGCAACAGCTGTAGACAATTTGACTAAAAATTTATCATTGATTTTCGAAGAAATATTACTCGGGCCAATAATGAAGCAACCTGTAGATCTGTCTCTTATAATGGAATTCATTAACTTGCTTAGTTTATTTCCTGTTAAATCATCTAAACTCTTAGCAATAGTAAATCTTGTAAATGGTTTTAGTTCTAATGCAGTTAAATCAAATTTATTAAAGGGGAAAATTAGTTTTTCAATTATTTCGTCTTTTAATCTAATATTCAAAATTCTTTTTGATTTTTCGTGCTCCTGCACATCTATGCCAGATATTTTTTCCATAAGAAATTTTAGGTTAACTTAAATAATAAATCAATTTTATTTAAAAATAACTTGCTAATACAGCCATGCACACTGCAGAAAAAATTGTTGGATATACATAATTTTTTTTTGAAACAAAAAACACTGCCAGCGACAAGATAACAACAGTAAGTCTTAATAAATATCCTGCTTCATTTAAAACTCCTACAGGAAAAATGATTGTTCTTGCTATCAAAGCAGCTAAAGTTGCATAGGCTAAACAATTAAACCATTTAAAAATTTTTGAAGTTTCTTTTATTCCTTGAGAACTTACAGCTCCAAGAAACCTTGATAAAAAAGTCGCAAGTGAAGTAACCAAAATTGCATAAACTACACTAACTGACATTTATTTCTCCAATAAGATAAGCTGCTGTTCCACCTACTACACCTCCTAATAAAATTGACCACTCTGGTGAAAAAAAATAAAAAATTGGTCCTAATATAGACCCTAACAACACTGAAAGTGTAATTTGAATTGTTTTAGATGCTCCAACCATCATGCATAAAAAATAAATAGGATTTAAAATTGCTAAACCCATCATTATTTCTTTATTGAGAAATTCTGAAAAATAAAAACCAAGAAATGTACCTAAGACAGCAACACTCCAAGTGGCACTTCCTATTCCTATCCAATAATCAATTCTTTGTTCTTTAGGGATTGATTTGTAATTACTTTTCATAATCAACCAAGCGGATACAGCTATAAAATGACATGAGAAATAATATTTCCATTTTGGTTGGTTTTTATGCATCATTAATGGAAATAGAGAGACAGCCATTGGATATAGACGAGCATTTACAAACCAAACAGCTAAAAAAATATTTAATAGTGATGCTCCAACTAATAAAGACTCCGCCATAACTAAAGATCCTGGCAAAGCATAAGTCAACATTGTTGAAAAAATACTTTCCTGAATATTAAATCCTAAATTTTTAAGAAGTGCTCCAATAGCAATAAAACAACATCCTAAAGCAATTGCAGGACTGTCATGTGCTAAAATTGATTTATATCCTTTAAAGAAAATTTTTTTATTAATCATTAACCGCCAAGGAATAGTCTACCGACATCTGGATTTTGCAATAACTCATCTCCTTTGCCGGCAATTGCAGTTTGACCCGATACCAAAACGTATCCTATATCTGCAAACTCTAAACCTTTTTTGGCATTTTGCTCAACTAGAATTATAGTTTTCTTTTCATTCTGTTGAAGGTCTCTCAAAATTTCAAACACCATATCAATGTATCTTGGTTCTAAACCAATTGATGGCTCATCTACCAATAATACAGATGGTTTCATAACTAAAGCTCTAGATATTTCTAATAATCTTCTTTCACCGCCCGATAGTACTTTTGCAGGCTGGTTTCTTCTATTTCTTAATCTTTCATATTTTTCTAAAATTCTTTCTGCTTCTTGAAATGATTCTTCTGTTTTATCTTTAATATATCCACCCATTAATAAGTTTTCTTCGACTGTCATGTCTGGAAAAACTGAATTATCTTGTAAAATGTATGCGATACCAACTGACTTTAGTTTTTCAGCTGGTGTTAGATTAGTAATTTCTTTTCCATCTATTTCTATTTGACCTGAAAAAATATTTGTAAAACCATAAATTGAATGAAGTATTGTAGATTTACCTGCTCCATTTGGGCCAATTAAACATAGTGATTGTGCTTTATTTACAAATAAATCAAAGTTATGCAAAATTTCCATTTTTCCATAACCAGCACTCAAATTTTTAATTGTTAAATGAATTTCATTTGGAGACAGTTTTTTTAAATCTTCTGGTGTTGGAGCTTTACCTAAAACTTCATATTGATTTGACATTATTGAGCCCCTAAATAAGCATCGATAACACGCTTATCATTTTTAATTTCATCTGGAGAACCATTAGCTAACATTTTACCATGAGCTAAACAAAAAATATTCTCTGCTAATTGCATTATTACTCTCATGTTGTGCTCAATAACTAAAAGAGTAATTCCAAAGTCTTGATTTACTTTTATCAATCTATCTATAATTCCATTGATCAAAGTAGGATTTATTCCTGCAGTTGGTTCATCTAATAAAAGCATTTCTGGCTCATTCATTAATGCCATAGCAAGCTCAAGAAGCTTTTGCTGTCCAAAAGATAAATCCCCAGCTCTTAATTTTCTCTTTTGATATAGTCCAACAAAATTTAATAAATTTTCTGCTTTTTCAGTTAATTCCTGCGGGATCTTTGAAAATAGTTTTAATATACTTTCATCGCTACCTTTATGGCTTATAAGCATGTTATCTATACAATTTAATTTTCCATAAATTCTTGTTTGTTGAAAAGTTCTTAATAAACCAAGTTTAGCTATAACTGGTACTGGAAGTTCTGATACTTCCTTACCATTAAATTTAATTGATCCTTGATCGATAGGATAAGTTCCAACAATAGAATTAAACAATGTTGTTTTTCCAGATCCATTCGGACCGATTAATCCCACTATTTTTCCTTTTTCAACAGACATAGAAATATCAACATTAGCTTTTACTCCTCCAAAAGATTTACTAACGTTATTCACTTCAAGAATACTCATTTTATTTCTACCTGTGCCTTTCGGTCTGCTTCATCAACTACTTCTCCAAATCGTTCTGGATATTTTTCTCTTAGCCACCCCATAATTCCCTCTGGGAAATAAATTACAATTACAACAATCAAAACTCCCAAAGCAACATATTGCCAACCCAAAAAGAATGTCCAAAAACCTTCTTTAAATATATGAAATACAGTTGCTCCAATAACTGGTCCCCATAAAGTTCCTTTACCACCTAATATTGCCATTAGAACCATGAACACTCCCATTTCTCTTCCATCGAATGCAACATCAGTTGAGTCGATGTATCCAACTAAGCCACCCATTATTCCACCTGCTAGACCACAGAAGAAAGCAGATATCATCCAACCAATAATTTTATATTTCATTGTTTCTATTCCCATTGCTTCCGCTTTATCCTCATTATCTCTGATTGCATTTAAGATTAATTTAAATCTAGTAGAATAGATTGCTTTGACAGCAACGAATGTAAGAATCAAAACTATGAAACTTAAAAAATAGAAAAATTCTCCTCTAGCTTCTAATCCTCCTACATTAGGAAAAGGTGGAGTAGTAAAACCCTGTCCTGCTCCAATAATTTCAATTCCTCCAGAAATTTCTCCCGCCGCGACACCCAAACCTAATGTACAAATTGCAAAATAATGTCCTCTAAGTCCAAGAATAGAATATCCAATTAAGCCAGCAACAATTGTTGGTACCACGGCGGCAACGACAAGTCCCATAGCCATACCTTGAAAAAATTGAGTTGGCGTATGAACGAAAGTTTTTTCACCACCACTTTCTGTCCATTCAGCTAATGGAAAAAACATTCCTACTTGAACCGAGGCACATAAATACATTCCTAGTCCATAAAATAATATATTCCCAAAAGTGTTATATCCCATCTCTCCACCTTGAATATTCCAAGTAATTGCAAGAACTATTAGTATGCAAAGAATTGACAATTGGACTTTAAAGGCTGGAAATACAAAAGGAGCGGCTAACCCAAAAATTAGTATACCTATGTATAATATTAAATTATTTTTGTTCATATAAGCTCTTGATTTTGTCTCTGAAATTCTGATCTACTGTAAAATAATGGCCATCTTCATCATGAACACTTGAACCTGAAGAATGATATTCATCTAAATGCCTTTTAAATTCATCTATATCAATCTCAACAGATTTCCCCTCGTTATCATTAATTTTAACTTTTCTCATTTTAAATACTCTCTTTTTCTAGAAAGTTTAAATCTTCTGTAAACTAGGATTAAAACCAATAATAAAAAAACTGAACCAATTCTAAATTCTGTTCCTAAAATATAATCTGCAAACTCCTCAAAAACTCCTAATCCCATTCCTGACATTGCAACACCAGGCAAGTTTCCTAATCCTGCTACAATCACAATCATAAAAGATCTAATCGTATATGGTAAACCCATATAAGGATGAATAGTAAATGTTATTGAAATTAATGCTCCAGCAACACCACATAGAGCAGCATTTATTCCAAATGTTGCTGCATAAACTTTTTCTGTATCAACTCCTAAAATCTTTGCAGCTCTTGCATTTTGAGCTGTAGCTCTAATAGCTCGGCCTAGCTTAGATTTTTTCATGTAAATTACTAAACAAATAGCAAATACAATACTTATAAAAGCTGAAAATATTTTTGAATTAGGTAACACAACGTTGTTATCAAACAACATTGTTGTTCCGTAACCAGAGTTTGCAAGTACAACATCTGCACCAAATGCAAAGTTCATTAATTGCATGAACAGAATACTTATCCCAAAAGTCGCTAAAATAGAGATAAATAGATCTCTATCTACTACTTTATTAATTACTAGTTTGTAAATCGCTATACCTACAAAATACATTATAACTGGTGCAACAATTACTCCCCATGCTGGATGAATACCGTAGAGATACATAAAATATGCAATGTATCCTCCTAAAATAACAAGATCACCTTGTGCAATGTTAATTATATTCATCACTCCCCATTGAAGTGCCATTCCATATGCAATCAATGCAAACAAAACTCCAAGAAGAATTCCATCCAAGCAAGCTTGAACTGTTATCATAGGGTATTGAAATACAAGAAAATCCATAAAAAGTATTTTGGTTTATATAAAAAAAAGCCCCCTATGACTAGGGGGCTTCAATATTTTATTTTATCTTTCTGACCACTTAGGCATTGGGTGAATTAACTTAGCTGATGCCCATTTTAATGGAGCAACAACTTTATTTTCACACTTACCAGCGTCATCACACATTACTTGGAAGAGTACCATTGGCTTGTCAACGTTCTGACCACCAGGTGCAAATTTAATATTTCCATAGAATGTTTGCATGTTAGTAGCTGCAAGAGCATCTCTTACTTTCTTTTGATCGAAAGAATTTGCTCTTTCAAATGCATCTTTGAATACCAATAAAGCAGCTGAAGATTCAGCAGATTGGTAAGGTGGATCGTATCCAAACTCTTTCTCAAAGTCTGCAGCGTAAGTCATACCATCTTTAAAGAAGTCATCTTTATAAGTTAGTGACTTATGCCATTGAGAGGCACAAAGTGCATACTGTGAATTTTTACCATGCTGTTTAGATAGCTTGGCTGCATCACAGTGTGTCATAGCTAGCATTGGAACGTCAACTTTCATTTCAGCAATTTGTCTGATTGCAGTTAATGCTCCTTTTGTATGACCTGATACAACAAGCACATCTGGTTTCATTTGTTTTACTTTAACCAAAGTAGCAGCCATATCATTAAGCTCTTTAGGCAATTTATCGTCAATTATGATTTCAGATCCAGTTCTTTCTGCAGCATCTAAAATACCTAATCTAACATCCTGTGAAAAAGCATCTTGTTCAAACGCTTGAGCAATTCTTACTGGTTTTCCACCATTTAACTCAACTGCTGTTTCGATAGCAACATCAAGATATAGGTTAGCTGGAGCTAATACAGCAAATAGATATTTGTAACCTTTTGTAAACAAAGATCTAGATGCACCATTTGCTTCAACCATTGGAACACCATATTTTTCAGTTACTGGTGCAATCGCTTTAGTTAAACCAGAACTGTAAGGACCAAGCATAAACTCAACACCATCTTGTGATATCAATCTTTCTGCAAGCTGTGCAGCTCTCTTAGGGTTTGATTCATCATCATAATAAATAATGTCAAACTTATAAGTCTTTCCACCAACTTTAACACCACCCATGCTGTTAATTCTATCAACGGCCATATTGTAACCATTTTGAGTATGAACACCATTTGATGAGTATTTACCAGTTAGGGAAATCGCAGCACCTAAAATAATTTTATCACCAACAACTTTTGCAAAGGATGCTACAGAAGTTGAAAATAGAATTACTAATGCAGAAACAAAACTTAAAATTATTTTATTTAATTTCATTTTATTTCCTCTCTAATTAATTAATTATAAATTGATTAAATAAAGAAATTTAATTTATTGCAAGTGACAATAAAACCGCGTGTAGATCTAATATTGTTGCATTACAACAATAATACAGGCAATAATTACTAGAACACTCGCAGAAATTGTATTAATGGTTTTTGGATTTGCAGTAATCCATTTTATTAATTTTTGTGCAAGTATTGCGTAACCAATCAAGGATAAAAAATCTAAAGCGATATAAGTTGTAATTAAAATTATAAATTGTGCTAATAAATTTGAATTAAAATCAATAAATTGCGGGAAAATAAAAGGAAAAAACATCCAAGCCTTAGGACTTGTGCCAGCAACTAAAAAGCCATCTTTAAAAAAAGATAAGTTACTTTTTTTTATTTCTTCTTGGTTTGAAATACTTTTTGGTCGAGATTTATAAATATCATAAGCTAAATATAATAAATAAATTATACCTATCCATTTAAACACATTCAGTATTGTAGAATTCTCAGAAAAAAAAGATCCAATAACAAAAATAACTAGGGTTGCCTGAATTAAGTTTGCAGTAACGTCACCTAATGCTGACCAAATACATTTACCTACCCCATAATTCATTGAATAAGAGATAATTACAATTCTAGGGGTTCCAGGTGTGATGAATAAAAAAATTATAATTTGAAGGTAAAGAATAAAATCTAGGGGGAGCATAAAAGAAGATAGTCCTTAAAAACCGGGAGCTAAAGATGGCTAAGAAGGACTATCTTATACATAATATCAAAGGCTAAAAAAAATGCATTAATTTTTTTTTTCAAATATAAAGGATTTATGAAAAAAAAAGGTCACATCCCGATTACCCGCGTCAAAAATCCAGAGCCCAAAATGGACGATCCTGATTGGATCATTTGGGCAGCCTGGGCAGATAGGATAACCTTTGAAGAAATCGAAAAAAAAACTGGGAAGAAAGAATCTGATGTAATTAAAATTATGCGAAGATCTTTAAAACCATCCTCTTTTAGATTGTGGAGAAAAAGAGTAAACCAAAAAAGTATAAAACATCGAAAAAAGTTTGAATACTCTAGAAAAGAAATAACTAGTAAAATTAAAAAAGGTGACTATCTATAGTCTATGAAAAAAATTACTATGTATACAGGCCCACTATGTAATTATTGTGAGGCAGCAAAAAGATTATTAACAAGAAATAATGCGCCTTATAATGAAATAGATATTTCAAAAGTTGATGGAGCAATGGATGAAATGATTAAAAAAGCTAATGGTAAAAGAACTATTCCACAAATTTTTTTTGATGACCAGCATATTGGTGGTTATGATGAAGTAAGAGCATTAGAAAAAGAAAATAAACTTCAAGATCTTTTAAATAATTAATTCCATTTTTCTAAAGCTAATTGTTTCTTTGCTAATAAACTTAAATCTTCTAACTTAACTCTTCCTTTATAATTTATTTCATAATCTTCAGCAGAAAAATCTGGTG
Above is a genomic segment from Candidatus Pelagibacter sp. FZCC0015 containing:
- a CDS encoding branched-chain amino acid ABC transporter permease; amino-acid sequence: MNKNNLILYIGILIFGLAAPFVFPAFKVQLSILCILIVLAITWNIQGGEMGYNTFGNILFYGLGMYLCASVQVGMFFPLAEWTESGGEKTFVHTPTQFFQGMAMGLVVAAVVPTIVAGLIGYSILGLRGHYFAICTLGLGVAAGEISGGIEIIGAGQGFTTPPFPNVGGLEARGEFFYFLSFIVLILTFVAVKAIYSTRFKLILNAIRDNEDKAEAMGIETMKYKIIGWMISAFFCGLAGGIMGGLVGYIDSTDVAFDGREMGVFMVLMAILGGKGTLWGPVIGATVFHIFKEGFWTFFLGWQYVALGVLIVVIVIYFPEGIMGWLREKYPERFGEVVDEADRKAQVEIK
- a CDS encoding AzlC family ABC transporter permease, with the translated sequence MINKKIFFKGYKSILAHDSPAIALGCCFIAIGALLKNLGFNIQESIFSTMLTYALPGSLVMAESLLVGASLLNIFLAVWFVNARLYPMAVSLFPLMMHKNQPKWKYYFSCHFIAVSAWLIMKSNYKSIPKEQRIDYWIGIGSATWSVAVLGTFLGFYFSEFLNKEIMMGLAILNPIYFLCMMVGASKTIQITLSVLLGSILGPIFYFFSPEWSILLGGVVGGTAAYLIGEINVS
- a CDS encoding ABC transporter ATP-binding protein, translating into MSNQYEVLGKAPTPEDLKKLSPNEIHLTIKNLSAGYGKMEILHNFDLFVNKAQSLCLIGPNGAGKSTILHSIYGFTNIFSGQIEIDGKEITNLTPAEKLKSVGIAYILQDNSVFPDMTVEENLLMGGYIKDKTEESFQEAERILEKYERLRNRRNQPAKVLSGGERRLLEISRALVMKPSVLLVDEPSIGLEPRYIDMVFEILRDLQQNEKKTIILVEQNAKKGLEFADIGYVLVSGQTAIAGKGDELLQNPDVGRLFLGG
- the glaH gene encoding glutarate dioxygenase GlaH — protein: MEKISGIDVQEHEKSKRILNIRLKDEIIEKLIFPFNKFDLTALELKPFTRFTIAKSLDDLTGNKLSKLMNSIIRDRSTGCFIIGPSNISSKINDKFLVKLSTAVAYLIGIPNHDSMAGKYYARFHVKHEDASDSYLRKAYRNMDLHTDGTYVKEVTDWLVMTKLEEKNVEGGETAMLHLDDWEHCHELSNDPVGKQNFIWGSPKSKNVDYKVEHPVFSSDEKGRPQISYIDQFPEPKNMDQGNFLQRLSDALEESKNKVITKLPVGCSIIANNSFWLHGRKPFKENKELSRELLRIRGSFFVN
- a CDS encoding LysE family translocator yields the protein MLPLDFILYLQIIIFLFITPGTPRIVIISYSMNYGVGKCIWSALGDVTANLIQATLVIFVIGSFFSENSTILNVFKWIGIIYLLYLAYDIYKSRPKSISNQEEIKKSNLSFFKDGFLVAGTSPKAWMFFPFIFPQFIDFNSNLLAQFIILITTYIALDFLSLIGYAILAQKLIKWITANPKTINTISASVLVIIACIIVVMQQY
- a CDS encoding pyrroline-5-carboxylate reductase produces the protein MNLGFIGTGKIASSVITGICKSKISYKKIIISPRNKKIAQGLKRKFKKIVIAKNNQQIVDQCNWVFLSVTPTVGEKIIKDLKFKSNQTVVSFISTITLSQLKKVIKVKAKIVRAIPLPPISLKKGPVPICPPNPKVKAFFNNLGTTVEIKNEKSSINFWSTSGMMAPFYEVLRVMTDWLVKRGVKRNNAQKYITSLFLALSQDAVVNSKENLKNLVKESQTPRGLNEQGVKELTKAGFYKSLEKTLNSIHKRLNK
- a CDS encoding AzlD domain-containing protein — its product is MSVSVVYAILVTSLATFLSRFLGAVSSQGIKETSKIFKWFNCLAYATLAALIARTIIFPVGVLNEAGYLLRLTVVILSLAVFFVSKKNYVYPTIFSAVCMAVLASYF
- the grxC gene encoding glutaredoxin 3 — protein: MKKITMYTGPLCNYCEAAKRLLTRNNAPYNEIDISKVDGAMDEMIKKANGKRTIPQIFFDDQHIGGYDEVRALEKENKLQDLLNN
- a CDS encoding amino acid ABC transporter substrate-binding protein: MKLNKIILSFVSALVILFSTSVASFAKVVGDKIILGAAISLTGKYSSNGVHTQNGYNMAVDRINSMGGVKVGGKTYKFDIIYYDDESNPKRAAQLAERLISQDGVEFMLGPYSSGLTKAIAPVTEKYGVPMVEANGASRSLFTKGYKYLFAVLAPANLYLDVAIETAVELNGGKPVRIAQAFEQDAFSQDVRLGILDAAERTGSEIIIDDKLPKELNDMAATLVKVKQMKPDVLVVSGHTKGALTAIRQIAEMKVDVPMLAMTHCDAAKLSKQHGKNSQYALCASQWHKSLTYKDDFFKDGMTYAADFEKEFGYDPPYQSAESSAALLVFKDAFERANSFDQKKVRDALAATNMQTFYGNIKFAPGGQNVDKPMVLFQVMCDDAGKCENKVVAPLKWASAKLIHPMPKWSER
- a CDS encoding ABC transporter ATP-binding protein produces the protein MSENILEINNLSKYFGGLAAVSDCSIKVKRGTITGIIGPNGSGKTTLFNLIAGNLKSSGGSVTFDDENITDVPSYELFSKGLLRTFQIAHEFSNLSVLENLMMVPGNQSGEKLMTALFKPGLVAEEEAAVKEKAKEVVEFLNLGHLSNELAGNLSGGQKKLLELGRTMMVDAKLVLLDEVGAGVNRTLLKDLGTAIEKLNKEKGYTFCMIEHDMDFIGRLCDPVIVMAEGSVLFEGTVEEAKKDEKVIESYLGRGSKLKDTN
- a CDS encoding TIGR03643 family protein, producing MKKKGHIPITRVKNPEPKMDDPDWIIWAAWADRITFEEIEKKTGKKESDVIKIMRRSLKPSSFRLWRKRVNQKSIKHRKKFEYSRKEITSKIKKGDYL
- a CDS encoding ABC transporter ATP-binding protein — encoded protein: MSILEVNNVSKSFGGVKANVDISMSVEKGKIVGLIGPNGSGKTTLFNSIVGTYPIDQGSIKFNGKEVSELPVPVIAKLGLLRTFQQTRIYGKLNCIDNMLISHKGSDESILKLFSKIPQELTEKAENLLNFVGLYQKRKLRAGDLSFGQQKLLELAMALMNEPEMLLLDEPTAGINPTLINGIIDRLIKVNQDFGITLLVIEHNMRVIMQLAENIFCLAHGKMLANGSPDEIKNDKRVIDAYLGAQ
- a CDS encoding branched-chain amino acid ABC transporter permease, whose amino-acid sequence is MDFLVFQYPMITVQACLDGILLGVLFALIAYGMALQWGVMNIINIAQGDLVILGGYIAYFMYLYGIHPAWGVIVAPVIMYFVGIAIYKLVINKVVDRDLFISILATFGISILFMQLMNFAFGADVVLANSGYGTTMLFDNNVVLPNSKIFSAFISIVFAICLVIYMKKSKLGRAIRATAQNARAAKILGVDTEKVYAATFGINAALCGVAGALISITFTIHPYMGLPYTIRSFMIVIVAGLGNLPGVAMSGMGLGVFEEFADYILGTEFRIGSVFLLLVLILVYRRFKLSRKREYLK